A DNA window from Armatimonadota bacterium contains the following coding sequences:
- the glmS gene encoding glutamine--fructose-6-phosphate transaminase (isomerizing): MCGIAGYVGPKQAIEVVFDQLKRLEYRGYDSAGVAFLNGAGIEVIKRAGKLNNLTGAFADGINDAHLAIAHSRWATHGAPTDENAHPHFDQFEQVAIIHNGIIENYLELKADLSRDGSEFKSDTDTEVAAHVIGAEYQDGITLEEAVRRAVRRLHGAYALVVISRKEPNKIVCARNASPLVIGIGTGETMLASDIPALLPYTREVVILEDDRIAVLTPEEVKIMDIDGKPMPVEATHIDWDIEAAEKGGYEHFMLKEIHEQAQVVRQCLAGRIDDKGRAHLENIFNDHVWNEIDRVVLVACGTSFHAGLMAKHLFENLLRLPADVYYSSEFRYGDPVLSPKSLAVFISQSGETADTLAALKLCKERRIRTLGVVNVLGSSIARDCDRSIITQAGPEISVASTKAYVAQVIALTLLVLHVASIRETPGVRVEELTRHLQQLPDLIDQTIAREPEIIKVAERMKDAKLIFFLGRGADALVALEGALKMKEIAYVPTQESPAGEMKHGPLALIEKGVFAVVGATQAHLRDKLASNIKEIQARGGDVIAISTDSDSQLHGVADSLIKIPDSKSEFLSAVLSVVPLQLLAYHTARLNELEIDQPRNLAKSVTVE; encoded by the coding sequence CGGGGAAGCTCAATAACCTCACCGGGGCATTTGCAGACGGCATTAACGATGCTCATCTCGCCATTGCTCATAGCCGCTGGGCCACCCACGGAGCTCCGACCGACGAAAACGCGCATCCGCACTTTGACCAATTCGAGCAAGTTGCGATCATTCACAACGGAATCATCGAAAACTATTTAGAACTCAAGGCCGACCTGAGTAGGGACGGCAGCGAATTCAAAAGCGATACCGACACCGAAGTCGCCGCTCACGTCATCGGAGCCGAGTATCAAGACGGAATCACTCTGGAAGAAGCCGTGCGCCGCGCCGTCCGCCGACTACATGGCGCATACGCCCTTGTGGTGATCAGCCGCAAAGAGCCGAACAAGATCGTTTGCGCCCGAAATGCTAGCCCGTTGGTGATCGGCATCGGAACAGGCGAAACAATGCTTGCGAGTGACATCCCTGCGCTGTTGCCATACACCAGAGAAGTCGTGATTCTCGAAGACGACCGAATCGCCGTCCTCACTCCAGAAGAAGTCAAGATCATGGACATCGACGGCAAGCCGATGCCGGTAGAAGCCACCCATATTGATTGGGACATCGAAGCCGCAGAAAAGGGCGGCTACGAGCATTTCATGCTCAAGGAGATCCACGAGCAGGCACAGGTTGTCCGTCAATGTCTCGCAGGCCGAATCGACGACAAGGGCCGCGCTCACCTCGAGAACATCTTCAACGACCACGTTTGGAACGAAATCGACCGCGTTGTCCTGGTGGCTTGCGGCACGAGTTTCCACGCGGGACTGATGGCAAAGCACTTGTTTGAAAACTTGCTGCGACTGCCCGCCGACGTCTACTACAGTTCAGAATTTCGTTACGGCGACCCCGTGCTCAGCCCCAAATCGCTCGCCGTCTTCATCAGTCAGAGCGGCGAGACCGCCGATACGCTGGCAGCACTCAAGCTATGTAAGGAGCGGAGAATCCGGACTTTAGGCGTCGTGAACGTATTAGGGTCCAGTATCGCCCGCGACTGCGATCGAAGCATCATCACCCAAGCTGGCCCCGAAATCAGCGTCGCGAGCACCAAAGCCTATGTGGCGCAAGTCATTGCACTCACCTTGCTGGTCCTGCACGTTGCCAGCATCCGAGAAACTCCCGGTGTGCGCGTTGAAGAACTTACACGCCACTTGCAGCAACTCCCCGATCTGATCGACCAAACTATCGCACGAGAACCCGAGATCATCAAGGTCGCCGAGCGAATGAAGGATGCAAAGCTGATCTTCTTCCTTGGGCGAGGTGCGGACGCGCTTGTCGCTCTCGAAGGCGCCCTGAAGATGAAGGAGATCGCTTACGTGCCAACTCAAGAATCCCCGGCAGGAGAAATGAAGCACGGCCCACTGGCACTGATCGAAAAGGGTGTCTTCGCCGTGGTCGGAGCAACACAAGCGCACCTGCGCGACAAACTCGCGAGTAACATCAAAGAGATTCAAGCCCGCGGCGGGGATGTGATCGCAATTTCGACCGATTCCGATTCTCAACTCCACGGTGTCGCGGATTCGTTGATCAAGATTCCAGACTCTAAATCCGAGTTCCTATCCGCTGTTTTGAGCGTCGTGCCGTTACAATTACTGGCTTATCACACCGCGCGGCTAAATGAGCTCGAGATTGACCAACCCAGGAACCTCGCAAAGAGTGTCACTGTTGAATAA